The following are from one region of the Mycolicibacterium diernhoferi genome:
- the trxA gene encoding thioredoxin — translation MSTKDITAAEFKAIVDENDIVLVDFWASWCGPCRAFAPTFGASADKHPDIVHAKVDTEAEPELAQAAEIQAIPTLMAFKNGHQVFRQSGALGPAQLEELITKIKEFDIDAAIASQQN, via the coding sequence GTGAGTACAAAGGACATCACCGCAGCAGAATTCAAGGCGATCGTCGACGAGAACGACATCGTCCTCGTCGACTTCTGGGCATCGTGGTGCGGTCCGTGCCGTGCCTTCGCCCCGACGTTCGGTGCGTCTGCGGACAAGCATCCCGACATCGTGCACGCCAAGGTCGACACCGAGGCCGAGCCCGAGCTGGCCCAGGCCGCCGAGATCCAGGCGATCCCGACGCTGATGGCATTCAAGAACGGTCATCAGGTGTTCCGCCAGTCCGGTGCACTCGGCCCGGCGCAGCTCGAGGAACTGATCACCAAGATCAAAGAGTTCGACATCGACGCGGCCATCGCCTCGCAGCAGAACTGA